TTAAACagtattaatagaataaaataaggtgtataaaaaaatgtattaaaacattgcgcaacaattaatattaattcattgatGTTAGCTAATAatgagaacaataataatttataaatataaggaaTGTTTAGAGTTCATCATCGAGAATTGGAAAATCACCAATTTCAACTGCTGAAGGAGTAACAAAAGATCCATACTTAGGAAgtgtttcaaaatattgttttccatTTAAAGATCCGTTATGTTTGCCGTATGGTTCATCATATTTAACTCCAACCCAATAACCACTTTTTTCATCCAAACGTCCTTTGTACATAACTGTGCCATACTGAGCTGGTTTGTTTGGTAGTCGAATACAACACCTCTGTCCAACTTCCATTTTGTCGATTTGTTCTTTTTCCATATTCTCTTGTTGTTCTTTTTCCAGGTTTTCTTGTTCTCGTTGTTTCAGATATTCTGGATTGTATTTTCCCAGCTTGTTATTCTTTAAAAAGCTCTTCAAtgtttcctaaaaaaaatatatttaaattaaattatacatacaacACAATCACATAAACCAGTAATACTATAAGCTGATATACGCACTTGTTTAGCATTATATTCTTCCTCGGTCATCTTGTAGCCATCAATAGCATCCTGATCAGATGTCTCATATGCTGGATCATCAACCAATAAAAACATACCGTTTTCAACGGGATATGATCCCAGTTGTGAATCGTCATCATCCAGTTTGGCTACTAACTTGTCTTTATCGTAAGCCGATAATATCATCGTACTAGCTGATCGTCCAGTGATCATTTCCAATTTGTTTTTAAGATCATTAACTGTCATACCTTTTCTGTATCTCCTCGTGTTTATTTCTGGTTCTGACAATTTTGTACATATGTAAACTTCTAACATGTCTGACAATTGATTTTCTTGATTATTCATGCTTATAAAATActagacaaaatatttaataataaaattgtttagtagATATTTAACATATCATTCAATAATATTCCAACCAACAAAGTACAAACGAAAAACGGTTAGTCATTCGTGACTTGCTTTTCGATGGTCGGCAATGTTGGTCCGTGATATTAAcatagtgattactgattagtgatAGCCGACAGGAATATTCTGTGATAATATTCTGATTGTTCTTATACCGCAATAGAACCGTTTCAACCATGAATTTTAGAGATAAAGTCATAAAGAGACCAATCTAGTGTAATAACTAGGGCAGTGaagttattgcattaaaaaactCACTAAACTGATtgcattattgcattaaaatatacacagatatattaaaaattgcacttttaaatttaaaatttgcatcgaaaaaatttaattatagtcattaaaatcaaacatattaataaataataataaaaaataattattaaatatgaatattgcttACATTATTGCATTGcacaacaaatgttttttttaagtattcttAGGGCCAGTTTCACCAACTACTTTATTTAAACTTCTATTACGCTTAATCGACTGATAACAGATATTTCACCTGGCAAATTCGGCCGATTAAACCCCGATTAACTTTAATCGAGGTTTAAAGTAGATGGTGAAACTAGCCCTTAGCGACCTCAATGCTATAACAGCTCTAtggaaatataataactatattataatcgctccatagaaatattaataaaataataagtattacaacaaatatgaaaatttgttttctgaaaagttaaataatttttttatgagcgtttaaagttcaaattattaCGACATTAGATGATATTTTCGGGTTATTCCCCCAAAAATTCATGATTTTGCATCAAatgattttcatattttgttgtaattcagaaCCGTTCAATTGATactttgaaatgtttaattaaaaaggtAAAGTGCATTTGTTCCTGAGTTATGAATGTAGAATGTATGACGTCAAAACCTAGGGGCtagaatattaaaacaaaaagtaaaattcAATTACATTTACGCACAATTCTCCGTTTGATTATCTAATTTCATCCTAATTTGAACATGCTTATAATAGCcaatacattttgaaacttttttcatgaatagaaatatttttaattaaacatttcaaagtATCGGTTAAACGGCGTGGTAAAGTGCATTTTAGCCGACTAAGCCTCATAAAAAAACGAGAAGTTGGCAGGAAAGGGGGAATTCCCCCGGGCCCGGCAAGAGGGCCCAGAAGTTAGGGACCACTCAATTTCTTTAAGCTTacgaaacaattaaaaataagaatttgatGAACACGATTGGAATTTTACTCCTAACAGTTACCTGATCAAGTTAATGATAGGTGGTCAGAAATAGCGGTGCTCCCAAGGTATTACCCTCGATCACTATTTCACTATCTCCACAGCCCTGCTTAGCGTCTATAAACAATGATTTAGTATCCAACCCTCCTAAAAAAATTCACTAAACTGTAAggtacctataaagtataaactgaatataatttataatctcatgggtaagctatattataatttataagttataaattataatcataggctaaattataatatcttactCCATGGTTATAACGTTTACCAGCGACAGAACGATGAAAGTATGCTAGTATGCCTATCTAAAACGCCTTGTCagcaaattattgtatattttattatattttctatgataataatgataaataattcgttaataaatgatgataaatcataaatgtctggttttttttaattgttatactgtacttataacttatataaagtataagtgGAGGACTTAGGATGTTGTGGACTTCTGCTCtctcaaataacaaaatatgtatattgtacaatgtaattatttgtttaaaaatagaaattaattaaataatttttaattgagatGGTAAATGGAAAATGGACATCAATTATTTAATGGACAGTGATAAATTAAtcaagattttaaaaattcatcacGTGTATAAAtgcttaatattaaaatactctcctatctaaataaatacattttgaaattaaattgtattatcttaataagtatatttcttCCCGTGTGTAAGTATTCAAACTCCTTCTAAACGATTGCacctattttaattaaaattttttagtgtgcTGGAGTGAGACCTTGAATGGTTTGGATTCACAATTGGACTAGTTAAGCGTTGGgccggggaggtgctcaaacagggattttgatacTTACGatgaaaatttttgtttatatatgagttgttattggttataggagaaataattagtagaaatttgtacttatttattattggttgccattggttattcgggcagatcaggtacaactCGTAGAAGCATGTATACACATTGCCTACTAacgtagtcggattgcctaccaggatggctgaattgtattttgttaaaaattatatggtttataatatattcgataaTATAAAGTTTCCATAAAGCAAAACTATTGCTATTATATTCATGTTAATATAGGGTTCGTcccgtattgtaaaataaaataaaataagataataaaatgcattatatatatataaatatgtaaagaaatgtaaaagatattataagaaaaatacaggTTATCACTAtaagttacattatatttatatttatacacaaatccaataaaataaaaataatcaattttgttttaaccTCTAGCGACGGCGCCCCTTTGAAGACTCAGAATTTGGAACCCCGAGGCCATTTcccccgccccccccccccccccctaaatacgccactggccCTACCTTGAACGCATTCtttgataacatatttttttttttttattattaaaagaataattacaatttatacaaacattttatacaataagtaatttttttgatggAGAATAGCGTTGATATAACAGAGAGGGAAGGTACTCAGTAGTACCACCCGACAGATCAAGCAAGGAAATCTCTAGGCCAAGATCGTTTCAGTCTTCTTCTAGGATTATCGGGAATTGTACAAGAAGACAGGCGTTTAATTAATGGATTAGTATGGTGATTTAGCTTAGAATGGAATGAGAGGTTTGGTTAGCTGAGAAAGTGTGGGAACGTTTAAGTCTTTGTGAAGATTGGCGTTTTTTATATACCAAGGGGCAGAAACGATTTGACGGAGACATATTAATTGGAAGGCTTGTATAGTTCGCAGGTTTGATAATTTTGCGGAGCCCCATATCTGGATGCCGTATGCCCATACTGGTCTTAAAATAGCTTTGTAGATTAACAATTTATTGCTGATGTTTAGTTTGGAGCGGAGAAGTGGACGGAGCAAGTGAAGTCTAGAGTTTACAGATTTCCTTTTGTTTTTGAGGTGTTGAGCCCAGGTGAGTCGTTTATCAAACGTTAGGCCCAGGTATTTGACTACAGGGGTTGTTGGAATTAAGTTACTATTGAATGAAACTGGAGGGCAGTCTCCAGGTCTTAGTGAAAAGGTAATAAAGGAGGATTTGgagtcatttatttttattttccattttttttaccaGATCTGGATCATGTTTAGATGATTTTGTAACCTATCAGACACAGTTTGAGGGTTGTCATTTGAGGCCAGGATTATTGTATCGTCGGCGTATGTGCCTAATGATGTATGTAAAGTTTTCGGAGTGTCATGTGTAAATATGGTGTAAAGGAAAGGTGCTATGTCGCTTCCTTGGGGGACGCCAGCCAAAATAGGAAAGCTAACCGAGTAGCTGTTGTTCACTCTAACTGAGAAGGTTCGATTTTCAAGATAAGACTTGATAATAAGGTAATATGGAGCAGTGagaaattttttaagtttatagaGTAGGCCATCGTGCCACACTCTGTCGAAGGCTTGGGCCACGTCTAGCAGGACGGCAGCAGTCCAGTGCCGCAACAATAGGGGAAGCAGGGTATGCAATGCATTCCCTGGCCAGGTTTTAtgttatgggggggggggggcccaTCATCAAAAAGGAAAAATtaagcaatttattattaaaaaaaaaaaatagaaaatgtacatTCCATATTTCTATAATAGATTGATATTACAATCATACGCCAAATGATGAATAAATATCCAATAAAATTGAGAccactgataactgataatctTTGTTTACATCTACGATGGTAAttcacatttgaaaattaaaaatagatttatttataactctCAACATAGTACACACCAGTGGCGTAAATACCGGGTGGGCAAGGTGGGCAAACGCCACGGGCCTCGGGACCGAAGGGGGCCCCAGCCCAACATACAATACCTACACTATTGCCCATTGGTTATTTCTATATTCGTCATTCGATTcaaaatttcacaaaaatatgtatattattttgatatctgaaaaaaatactaGGAAATACGGACCTTATATTGgtactatatgtaggtatatggttTATacgctaataaataataatatattattggagtattaaaaaatgtgtgtgcTACTCGATGGGAAGCAAGACACAACGCCGTGTAttcactaaaattaaattttataaatgttttaaaatctttaaccaatatattattaacaagtgacaaaaatgatgaaaaaaatagaGCCAaatcactgaaaaaaaaaatggaatcatTTGAATTTGTTATGTTGATGACCATttgggaaaatattttaaaacctttATCAATTGTATCAAAGGTATTACAATCACCACAAACCAATCTTCACAAGGCATGTGATTTATTGCAAGGAACAATTTtatcaattgaaaaaatgaGAGATGGTTATGATGAAGTCGTTGGGTCAGCAACTGAATTATGCCATAAATGGGGTATATCCACCACAAAACCTGCAACCCGTAgaatatattcaaaacaataCTGTAGAGAAATTCAAGGAGATAGACGATTAGATGTTTAGATGTGCCCGAAGAAAAATTTCGTATAGCAATTTTTTATCCTCTCATTGATACAGCTTTATTTCAGTTACGAGATCGATTTAAAGGACTTCATTCCGTTTCaagaaattttgaatttttacttcCACAAAATATAGTTACCATGAAAGAGTCAGAAATTGTTAAATCTTGTTATGATTTCAtatcattttacaataatgatatGACATCAGATTTAATAAgacaattaatttcattaaaagaatttattaaaaatacaaaaattcaaaCTATTCAAGAATTGTCAtcttttataattgaataatatgatcTTTCATCTCTTTACAGTCAAATTATCAAtgcttgtattatatatttaagtctCCCAGTTACCGTAGCTACGGCCGAAAGGtcattttccaaattaaaacTCCTCAAAAACTATCTTCGGAATTCTATTTCGCAAGATAGATTAACTGGCATAAGTATACTTAACATAGAAAAATCAAGGACAAAAGAACTTGATATTGAAAAACTAATACATGACTTTTCAAACATGAAGgcaaggaaaaaaaaaactttttaaaataaaatatttgtataatacctataatattgtttattttttgttattgaaatttaaatattatattatttaatattttaataaatgaattgctttttattaatttgactaTTTGACTACTGATAACTGATTTATTGTTGGagatgtgtttaaaaatatgacgAACTTAATATAACCAACATAACTATACTCTTAAAGTGcttgaaaagttttaaaaattgggggccatacattttattttgtattagggGTCTGCTAAAGGTTATCTGTGGCACTAACTTTATTTCATTATACTGTTTAGTACAGGTACAGGGGCCCCATAACATTTTTGGCATCAGGGCCCTACAATACCTAGTTGCGGCACTGGGCAGCACAGTAGTGCTTGGATTCCATACTAGTAGATATTAAGTCGACAGTCCGAATGAGTTGGTGGGTGGTTGAGTGTTTAGCCCTGAACCCGAATTGGTGATGTGGAATGATGTTAGCTTTGTCTGACAGTGGGAGAAGTCTTTTCAgaagtattttttcaaatatttttgagaagGTAGGAAGGAGGCTTATTGGTCTATGAGAGGTGGGAAGTTGCGGTGGCTTGTCGGGCTTAGATGGTAACATATTATGTgtgaataggtaatatataaaaaaatgtcaattgaatttaaattactaaagtctaaaataatacatattattatattcacaattcaCGAAATCACTAAATCAcgtatttataaatgatattacattattactgtcattactaatattatataagtaatatagtctataatagtagtaaaagtactataatagtatcaaattgtataacaatttattgtgttaTGGTCACAACTCAcaggtaatatgtattatgatttatgatattatggttattaatttattattcatgttaTCTGTGCatactgaatagtgaatagTGTATAgtgaatatgataaattatcataatgaaaaatgtaaataaaatattattgtttatgtttatatgaTAACACCGATAACGCTATCAGGTATGAAGAAATATAAGATAACGTAGGCAATGCACCAATGCTGTAGCCTGTAGCCAGAACCCAACATCAATAATACAGCATTGAGTATTAGAAGACGTTACAAAAACGATTAATGAATAACGATGATGAAACGTCAACTTGAAACAATGCCAGCTTCTAGTgttgtttgtttattaaatgtatccTCCTCACTCCTGTCGGATGTTTGGACGTAACACGTAAAGACCTACAGCGTGAACCGTGAAACATTTATGCATGTATTTGTGAGACCAGTGTGTTGAAGCATAACCATGACGCACCCGTCAAGAGAATTTCCACCACCAGATTATTGTTCAGAGAACACTGCGAACAAGGTATgtccataataaattatgtatctaCAATACTATTAAGTCTCAGAAGGAAAAAATGGGTGAGCAGAATGTGCATCACACACAAGCCCTGCGCTAGGACTTTATTATGAAAAAGGGGCCTCCAAGAACTTGAtaattgtgattataatatttatttacaatcaaaaaatattttaagtatcgTATTATTTAGCGAACCCTTTAATCCGCCGTGGATTTCTTTATACTAAATGGTAAAAGTATAGATCTTtcattttcttaaataatatgtttgtggagaatatgttttttttacaggttaagtagaattaaaaaaaaattggccctTTAAATGTACAGTacctaaatacaaatatattataaacctgtatgcgtttacattttattgtttgaatttcattaaactattatagacagcataataaacaatatttgttataatggtaggttataaattataatgtatgtacaagattaagaaataattttcaatgaatttaagtttaataaggtAGGGTACCTTTCTCTActcaatatgtttatttttatttcttaatttttatttgttgataaatgatacataataggttacatacatacatggatggtataggtacctaatataagttataagttataacaataatgaataGTTAGATAGTAAATTgacaaatgttaaaattataaaacatttctataacataataaattgtggtaaaagaaataaataggttcctaaataataatgatgtacataatataagataaatttattataatgcatgATACAACTACAATAACTCATTGAAATCTACGTTAATTGcctattcgatattttttattttaaaattatttttttagaaatttctgtcataaatatatgtaaaagttatataagtacttaatgtcttaataatttattttttttgccatTTAAATTCTaaggttttatttaatataccttaatagttaatacttttttaagtcttacaaattaattaatcttaGGATTTACTTAATTGGTAGAATATTACTTGTAAGTATTGAGTTGAAGATGAATCttctaaaatcaaaacaatattttgatgtatgattgtaaaatttaaatttatgaaaaggaaaagagaaatttaatttaatttattagtataaagtttgaaaatattatgtttgtgaattgtggtaggtacctaagtaatcttataaatacgttttcaaataattttgataaatacaaattctattttttgatttataatattttaaatattttaattttaaaaccaattaggagtattttaaaattgttaattgtttgtacatcttaaaaatcttaaaaatcaaaatttcccAGTGGTTTTTTAAATcaccgggaaaaacaaataaaaaattaggaaaaaatgggtatttttacgtaaaatcggtttttgataaaatcgattttggtatttggtgtaactctaaaaaaattgatgtaGATACATGctattttcactgaatatttatattagtattttacctacaccataaaattttcaaaatattttaacttattttgagctgtttacggacaatttagtttccaattttttagtttttattctacaaatttcaataaaattttattcgttgagtcaaaaagcttgaaaatttaatataaggctcctaaaatattgttaatgtggcagttgaaaaatatgaaaaatacatagtcacaattttcattataagcattataatcatttgttcaaattttgaaaaaggacgtaaaaatcacgaatatttgcaaattattttgagtttataagatttaaaatttaattcaagattcctcataagtttgtgtatctttaacaaaaaataaatgtctactgcaggaaagtcaaattaaattttgatgaacGTTTGAAGTTCTAATTTTTACAGCATCGGATAGTCAcctgatttctcatgtagcgattttattattttgttaaacgaACAACCGTAGGCAACTTGTAGAAATTTACAccacatgtttattttataattttctatatttgataaaactttcaaaatattttgactcgtatATCaagatgtttacggacattttaagtttaaaattttttagtttttttttctataaatttcaaaaaaagttatttgttgGATCAGaatgcttgaaaatataatacaatactccccaaacattgttacaatatcagctTAAAATAAGTGAACtctgtaaatttaaaaattttatcaagtgtaggaattgataaaataaacatattatgatgtacatttCAAGAGTCAACGGTTATTcgtatgagaaatcgagtgaatatccaatcttgtaaaaatatgacctacaaacgctcgtaaaaatttaatttgaatttcttgtagatattttttttttttttgataaaggtaaaaaaaaacttatgaggaatcttgtattacattttaaaatctaagattttaaaagaaaaattttaagaatttttaatacaaaataaattgtacattttcgtgaatatttaaaatagctaatttgtaaatttgggttttagaaaaatgttgatttttaaaatatttacctacttaagTCATGTAGCTTATTTttcacagtttttttaaatctcatcATTTTTGTAAAGTTTGAGTTGATCCAGTCGTAAAAAACagtttaagttcaaatattatgaacttatattaaatgtattaactatatgagaattttaaaaaaagtacttgtaaatttttttttaaagtaattgcTTTTCAATTTCATGAGTtacttcaaaaaaattgtatattttaaaaaatcataaatcaaaTGAATCTAACTTGACTAAGATAAATGTTTTGATAATCAAAAGTTTTCTAAAACccagatttacaaattgactatattgaaatgttcaaaaatcatttaaattggattaaaatttttttattctgcagtatttaaaaataaacataaaaaaatgttatattatacgtctagCGCACAagtcagtaaattatttaaaaaaaaaattaaaaaatattgatcagaACATTGATTGTTAGATCTTCCAGTAAAATCCTGTATAATTGTCTCATAGACACGGATACTAAAATACGTataggtgcataatatattatcggaAATCTGTGTCAAGTTCATATTTTCTTACACTGAgtgtttttgatttgttttcgtGGATTCATggatagtaataattgtaataactgaTGAGTATCTAAATTATCATGTTCTGCATAATTTTGTTTGACCTACCTCTGGCAGTCAggcctgtaaaatataaataattgaaaagataatttgttcgaTGGATAAACTGGTCGTATTATGAATTTGGcaaatacttaatagtaaataatatattcattggtaggtatacctacactataatttATTGGATTTTGAAATCAAAGTGTATATGTACTTACATGATTTAGGAATAATAACTTGAACCGTTTATTattaactagctgatcctgtgcacttcgttacccgttaaatgtacaaactgtatatgactcaaactttgttcaatgcctcgttcaatgcgttatttaatattaggtgttgttctagatttatcttaacttttctgttaccggaataaaaattctgattcgcggcagtatattattaggtaggcaatctacctgcggtagatcgcggaccccgtgctgtttgtacgtaagtgtatgatttaactctaaagtatcaaagttataccaagtttgtcttttttacttaattccacctacagtggattaatataatcaattaatacaaaattattttaatctgcaacaatattattatttaatttatttttttctagacaACCCTTATCCCTTAGgggtatgaaaatataaaagataagaTTAAATACGTATTCCGTCTCCACGGTGATTCAAAAAAGTTCATTTTACCCCGTGGCATTGTTGAATCATgtgttagttattacttattaacattgccattggttacaaaaaaatattattattattattatttagtttattcatcACCACCACGTAATTTTCCTCTTACCCTGTAACTTTCTCAATTCTTTCTTTCTAAATATCTGACAATAacaaacacaacaaaaaaagaattagccAAATGGTTCAGTCGTTCTTGAGTTATAAATAGTGTAACTaacacgaatttattttatatatatagattataagttGTAACCATCAGGCCCGTGCGCAGGATTTCAGA
Above is a window of Metopolophium dirhodum isolate CAU chromosome 3, ASM1992520v1, whole genome shotgun sequence DNA encoding:
- the LOC132940072 gene encoding tubulin-folding cofactor B; the protein is MNNQENQLSDMLEVYICTKLSEPEINTRRYRKGMTVNDLKNKLEMITGRSASTMILSAYDKDKLVAKLDDDDSQLGSYPVENGMFLLVDDPAYETSDQDAIDGYKMTEEEYNAKQETLKSFLKNNKLGKYNPEYLKQREQENLEKEQQENMEKEQIDKMEVGQRCCIRLPNKPAQYGTVMYKGRLDEKSGYWVGVKYDEPYGKHNGSLNGKQYFETLPKYGSFVTPSAVEIGDFPILDDEL